A window of Rufibacter sp. LB8 contains these coding sequences:
- the ftsA gene encoding cell division protein FtsA: protein MTQNDKIVVGLDIGTTKICALVGRKNEYGKLEILGLGKAVSEGVVRGMVSNIDKTVEAIRKAIRQAEEQSGIDIKVVNVGIAGQHIKSLQHNGSITRTSVDSEITVEDVNRLTNDMYRLVTPPGSEIIHVMPQDYKVDYEDGIMDPVGMSGVRLEGNFHIITAQSNAINNINKCIHRAGLEIDQLILEPLASCMSVLSEEEREAGVALIDIGGGTTDLAIFKDNIIRHTAVLPFGGNIITSDIKQGCMVMQNQAEQLKVRFGKAIADEASENEIVSIPGLRDRTPKEISLKNLAFIIEARMEEIVELVYSEIVRSGYANQLAAGVVITGGGAQLQNLVQLVEYLTGLDARIGYPNEHLGKSKIDSVKSPMYATTVGLVLAGYQALDERANRYTEMQNPEPSRAVNEAKPAQKQNSGAGFFSKIVERTKSMLIDDFDDKQQNY from the coding sequence ATGACTCAGAACGACAAAATTGTTGTAGGCTTAGACATTGGGACAACCAAGATTTGCGCGCTGGTAGGTAGAAAGAATGAGTACGGCAAGCTGGAGATCCTTGGATTGGGTAAAGCGGTGTCTGAAGGGGTGGTGCGCGGCATGGTGAGCAACATTGACAAAACCGTTGAGGCCATCCGCAAGGCAATCCGTCAGGCAGAGGAGCAGTCAGGCATTGACATCAAGGTAGTGAACGTGGGCATTGCCGGTCAGCACATCAAGAGCTTGCAGCACAACGGCAGCATCACGCGCACCTCTGTGGACAGCGAGATCACCGTGGAAGACGTGAACCGCCTCACCAATGACATGTACCGTTTGGTAACCCCTCCTGGCAGCGAAATCATTCATGTCATGCCCCAGGACTACAAAGTAGACTACGAAGACGGCATCATGGACCCAGTGGGCATGTCAGGTGTGCGCCTGGAAGGCAACTTCCACATTATCACGGCCCAGTCAAACGCCATCAACAACATCAACAAGTGCATTCACCGCGCCGGGCTTGAGATTGACCAGCTGATTCTGGAGCCTTTGGCCTCGTGCATGAGCGTGCTCAGCGAAGAAGAGCGTGAGGCGGGTGTAGCCCTGATTGATATTGGCGGTGGAACTACTGATTTGGCTATTTTCAAAGACAACATTATTCGGCACACCGCCGTGTTGCCGTTTGGCGGGAACATTATTACTTCAGACATCAAACAGGGCTGCATGGTCATGCAGAACCAGGCCGAGCAATTAAAAGTGCGGTTTGGCAAAGCCATTGCCGATGAGGCTTCTGAAAATGAGATTGTCTCTATCCCGGGCTTGCGTGACCGTACGCCTAAAGAAATTTCCTTGAAAAACCTTGCTTTTATTATTGAAGCTAGAATGGAGGAAATTGTTGAACTTGTCTATTCAGAAATTGTTAGGAGCGGGTATGCCAACCAATTGGCGGCTGGCGTGGTGATCACCGGCGGTGGCGCCCAATTGCAGAATCTGGTACAGCTGGTGGAATATTTGACCGGTTTAGATGCCCGCATTGGTTACCCGAATGAGCATTTAGGCAAAAGCAAGATAGACTCTGTGAAGAGCCCAATGTACGCTACCACCGTTGGTTTGGTGCTGGCCGGTTACCAGGCCTTGGATGAGCGTGCCAACCGCTACACTGAGATGCAGAACCCAGAGCCGTCAAGAGCCGTGAATGAAGCCAAGCCTGCCCAGAAACAGAACAGCGGCGCCGGATTCTTCAGCAAGATAGTAGAGCGCACCAAGAGCATGCTGATTGACGATTTTGACGACAAGCAACAGAACTATTAA
- a CDS encoding cell division protein FtsQ/DivIB, which produces MKKGEIDLKGLEMRIKSHKFVKEAEVSRDLAGNINVTIRQNRPIARLLSTEKDAYLDEEGNQLPLSSLYTAHVLPVTSSLVLKKPAGSFFQDSVGLPYLELLKFIEKDEFWNAQLAHMHIDGKGSVSFLTQVGDQRIEFGKPVQVQEKFRKLFVFYKEVLPVVGWEKYSRLNVEYKDQIICE; this is translated from the coding sequence ATGAAAAAGGGAGAGATTGACCTCAAGGGACTGGAAATGCGGATTAAATCGCATAAATTTGTGAAAGAAGCCGAGGTCTCCCGGGATTTGGCAGGGAACATCAACGTCACAATACGGCAAAACAGGCCCATTGCCCGCTTGCTAAGCACTGAAAAAGACGCGTATCTAGATGAAGAAGGCAACCAATTGCCCCTCTCTTCTCTGTACACGGCCCACGTGCTGCCGGTGACCTCCTCATTGGTCTTGAAAAAGCCCGCCGGCTCCTTCTTTCAAGACTCGGTGGGTTTGCCCTATCTGGAGTTGTTGAAGTTTATTGAAAAAGACGAGTTCTGGAACGCGCAGCTGGCCCACATGCACATTGACGGCAAGGGCAGCGTGAGTTTTTTGACCCAGGTGGGCGACCAGCGAATTGAGTTCGGGAAACCGGTGCAGGTGCAGGAGAAGTTCAGGAAACTGTTTGTCTTCTACAAAGAAGTGCTGCCGGTGGTAGGCTGGGAGAAATACAGCCGCCTGAACGTGGAATACAAGGATCAGATTATTTGTGAATAG
- the murC gene encoding UDP-N-acetylmuramate--L-alanine ligase — protein sequence MNLRQFENIYFLGIGGIGMSAIARWFLAKGFAVAGYDKTPTPLTQKLQEEGAQIHFEDDVNLIPGSFLEMKAKTLVVLTPAVPKTHTQRQYLEQQGFTIMKRSQVLGLLTADQYLIAVAGTHGKTTTSTMVAHLLHHAGVSTSAFLGGISTDLGSNLLLPAKDEDRALAVVEADEYDRSFLTLHPDIAIVTSTDPDHLDIYGEKEALVESFRQFVSQIKPNGFLILNHTADQSIAEAVHPSVKIIRYGLEGEELAAGEIKIADGSMKFFAQGWNFQLPETALQVPGFHNVENALAAVQAVSLAGVSAQEIANGLAVYTGVKRRFEKVWTDGKRVYLDDYAHHPREIEAFLTSVRALYPKKKLRVVFQPHLFTRTRDFLEGFATSLSLADEVWLLDIYPARELPIEGVNAKLLFDKLPLANKRLLKKEEVLAALAKELDFAVLATVGAGDIDTLVPEIKAFMEEQNHVLE from the coding sequence ATGAACCTGCGGCAATTTGAGAATATCTACTTTTTAGGCATTGGCGGCATTGGCATGAGCGCCATCGCCCGCTGGTTTCTGGCCAAAGGCTTTGCCGTGGCGGGTTATGACAAGACGCCTACGCCGCTCACCCAGAAATTGCAGGAAGAAGGTGCCCAGATTCATTTCGAAGATGACGTAAACCTGATTCCGGGCTCATTTCTGGAAATGAAGGCAAAAACGCTGGTGGTATTGACGCCCGCCGTTCCCAAAACCCACACACAGCGGCAATATTTAGAGCAACAAGGTTTTACCATCATGAAGCGCTCGCAGGTGTTGGGCTTGCTCACCGCTGACCAGTATTTGATTGCGGTGGCGGGCACGCATGGTAAAACCACTACCTCTACCATGGTGGCGCATTTGTTGCACCACGCAGGTGTCTCCACGTCGGCGTTTCTGGGTGGCATTTCCACAGATTTGGGTTCTAATTTGTTGCTGCCAGCCAAAGACGAAGACCGGGCCCTGGCCGTGGTGGAAGCCGATGAATATGACCGTTCGTTCCTGACCTTGCACCCAGACATTGCCATTGTCACCTCCACAGACCCAGACCACCTGGACATCTATGGCGAAAAGGAGGCCTTAGTAGAGTCATTCCGGCAGTTTGTGAGCCAGATTAAACCCAATGGTTTTCTGATCTTGAACCATACTGCTGACCAGAGCATAGCAGAGGCCGTTCACCCTTCCGTGAAGATTATCAGGTATGGTCTTGAAGGTGAGGAGCTAGCGGCAGGCGAGATAAAAATAGCCGATGGAAGTATGAAATTTTTTGCCCAAGGCTGGAACTTCCAACTCCCAGAGACCGCTTTGCAGGTACCCGGTTTCCATAATGTAGAGAATGCCCTGGCCGCGGTGCAGGCCGTGTCACTGGCGGGTGTGAGTGCCCAGGAAATTGCTAACGGACTTGCGGTTTATACGGGCGTAAAAAGGCGGTTTGAAAAGGTGTGGACTGACGGAAAAAGGGTATATTTAGATGATTATGCGCACCATCCGCGTGAGATTGAGGCTTTTTTGACTTCCGTGAGGGCGCTGTATCCAAAGAAAAAGCTTCGTGTTGTCTTTCAGCCGCATTTGTTTACCCGTACCCGTGATTTTTTAGAAGGCTTTGCCACCAGTTTGAGTTTGGCAGATGAGGTCTGGCTGCTGGATATTTACCCAGCCCGTGAGTTGCCCATTGAAGGCGTGAATGCCAAGCTGCTGTTTGACAAGTTACCCTTGGCAAACAAGCGTTTGCTAAAAAAAGAAGAAGTGCTAGCTGCGTTAGCAAAAGAGTTGGATTTTGCCGTGTTGGCCACGGTGGGGGCAGGAGACATTGACACGCTTGTTCCTGAGATAAAAGCATTTATGGAGGAGCAGAACCATGTATTGGAATAG
- the murG gene encoding undecaprenyldiphospho-muramoylpentapeptide beta-N-acetylglucosaminyltransferase, with protein sequence MPEKTYRFIISGGGTGGHIYPAVAIANEIKRLHPTAEILFVGAEGRMEMTRVPEAGYKIIGLWISGLQRRLTLDNLSFPLKVISSVRKAYKIIKDFKPDAVVGVGGYASGPLLYAATKMGIPSLIQEQNGHAGITNKLLANKVEKICVAYDGMEKYFPKEKLIHTGNPVRRDITELKGKREEAMAYFELNPARTTFLVIGGSLGARTLNQATEAALAEIQQKGYNLIWQTGKTFISTAEATVQHFPTDQIKASDFIKRMDLAYAAADVVISRAGALSISELCLAQKPSILVPSPNVAEDHQTKNAMALVNKEAAVLVKDAEADKLWSSAFALAQNKEKQAELSRNIALLARPFATETIVQELFKLIK encoded by the coding sequence ATGCCTGAGAAAACCTACAGATTCATTATTAGTGGGGGCGGCACCGGCGGGCACATCTATCCGGCGGTGGCCATCGCCAATGAGATTAAGCGGTTGCACCCAACGGCTGAAATTCTGTTTGTGGGCGCCGAAGGCCGCATGGAAATGACACGTGTGCCCGAAGCAGGCTATAAAATCATTGGTCTCTGGATTAGTGGTTTGCAACGAAGACTGACTTTAGACAATCTTTCTTTTCCGCTAAAAGTCATTTCCAGCGTCCGGAAAGCGTATAAAATCATCAAAGACTTTAAACCCGATGCGGTGGTAGGCGTGGGCGGTTACGCCAGCGGTCCGTTGTTGTATGCGGCTACCAAAATGGGAATTCCTTCCTTGATTCAGGAACAGAACGGGCACGCCGGTATCACCAATAAGTTGTTGGCTAACAAGGTAGAAAAGATTTGTGTGGCCTATGACGGCATGGAGAAGTACTTCCCGAAGGAAAAACTGATTCACACCGGCAATCCCGTACGCCGTGACATTACTGAACTAAAGGGGAAACGCGAAGAAGCCATGGCTTACTTCGAGTTGAACCCTGCCAGAACTACATTTCTGGTAATAGGCGGAAGTTTGGGCGCCCGCACCTTGAACCAAGCCACAGAGGCTGCCCTGGCAGAAATCCAGCAGAAAGGCTACAACTTGATTTGGCAAACGGGCAAGACGTTTATCTCCACGGCAGAAGCGACGGTGCAGCATTTTCCTACAGACCAAATCAAGGCTTCTGACTTCATCAAACGCATGGATTTGGCCTACGCGGCGGCAGATGTGGTGATTTCCCGTGCGGGGGCTTTGTCAATTTCAGAACTGTGTCTGGCGCAGAAGCCGTCTATTCTGGTGCCTTCGCCTAACGTGGCGGAGGACCATCAAACCAAAAACGCCATGGCTTTGGTAAATAAAGAAGCGGCCGTATTGGTGAAAGACGCAGAAGCAGACAAATTGTGGAGCAGCGCTTTCGCTTTAGCCCAAAATAAAGAAAAACAAGCAGAGTTGAGCCGCAACATCGCGTTGCTGGCGCGGCCTTTCGCCACCGAAACCATTGTGCAGGAACTTTTTAAACTAATAAAATGA
- a CDS encoding FtsW/RodA/SpoVE family cell cycle protein — protein sequence MTAAKDWLRENLKGDPILWGIVLTFGLISIAVVYSATGTLAYKMMSGNTEYYLFKHSALIFIGLAFVWLAHKVNYRYYAKMSQVALMFSVPLLIYTYLKGSNINEASRWLTIPIINQTFQPSDLAKLALISYLASILSKRQMNIAHKQTLIPLFLWSGLICGLIAMSNISTGFLLFMTCILLMFIGRVPMKPIFTMIIVGAIFGTIALTIGQRMQTAISRIENFLDSEETVFQLEQSYIAIATGGIVGKGPGNSDQRNVLPHPYSDFIYAIIIEEYGLIGGATVLMLYLAFLYRGMVAVTNSLGAFGGLLSAGLSFSLVIQAMVNMGVAVGLGPITGLPLPLLSMGGTSLIFTGISIGIILSVSRSEYEARQQAIGAVNKPALSHA from the coding sequence ATGACAGCAGCGAAAGATTGGCTCCGCGAGAACCTTAAAGGCGACCCTATTCTGTGGGGTATTGTGCTCACTTTCGGGTTGATCAGTATTGCGGTGGTGTACTCGGCCACGGGCACGCTCGCCTACAAAATGATGTCGGGGAACACGGAATATTACCTGTTCAAGCACTCGGCACTGATTTTCATTGGTTTGGCCTTTGTGTGGCTGGCGCATAAAGTCAACTACCGCTATTACGCCAAGATGAGCCAAGTGGCGCTAATGTTTTCGGTACCCTTGCTGATTTACACTTATTTGAAAGGCTCTAACATTAACGAGGCGTCGCGCTGGCTCACTATTCCCATCATCAACCAGACGTTTCAGCCCTCAGATTTGGCCAAGCTGGCCTTGATTTCTTATTTGGCCAGCATACTGAGCAAGCGCCAGATGAACATCGCGCACAAACAAACCTTGATTCCGTTGTTTCTCTGGAGTGGCTTGATTTGCGGCTTGATTGCCATGAGTAATATCTCCACGGGCTTTTTGCTTTTCATGACCTGTATTCTGCTGATGTTCATCGGACGGGTGCCCATGAAACCCATTTTCACCATGATTATAGTCGGGGCCATCTTCGGGACCATTGCTTTGACCATAGGGCAGCGGATGCAGACGGCTATCTCCAGGATTGAGAATTTCCTTGATTCTGAGGAAACTGTTTTCCAACTGGAGCAATCCTACATCGCCATTGCCACGGGCGGAATTGTGGGCAAAGGGCCGGGTAATTCAGACCAACGCAATGTGTTGCCGCACCCGTATTCAGACTTTATTTACGCCATCATTATTGAGGAATACGGGTTAATAGGAGGGGCCACCGTGTTGATGCTCTACCTGGCCTTTCTCTACCGCGGCATGGTGGCGGTGACCAACAGTTTGGGCGCCTTCGGGGGATTGCTGTCGGCGGGCCTGAGTTTTAGTCTTGTCATTCAGGCAATGGTGAACATGGGCGTGGCCGTGGGCTTGGGTCCGATTACCGGTTTGCCGTTGCCGCTATTGAGTATGGGCGGAACCTCGCTTATTTTCACCGGTATTTCCATTGGCATTATCCTGAGTGTGAGCCGAAGCGAATATGAGGCGCGCCAGCAGGCAATTGGGGCCGTGAACAAACCAGCCTTGAGCCATGCCTGA
- the murD gene encoding UDP-N-acetylmuramoyl-L-alanine--D-glutamate ligase, whose protein sequence is MNKQIAILGAGESGVGAALLAQAKGYDVFVSDRGEISEKYKIQLQQAKIPFEEGTHTLEQIYAVAEIIKSPGIPDSVAVIQGALEKGIPVISEIEFAGRYAGGKFICITGTNGKTTTTLLTYHLLKSAGLKVALAGNVGESLAGKVLEGGYDYYVVELSSFQLDNMYAFKAHISILLNITPDHLDRYNYQMESYAAAKFRITQNMTSEDFFLFNLDDAEIQKYLATHQVPGKPVPFGLKESETLAINFEEKSILASVCEMKTKLDTTGSNLIGQHNQYNTMAAVGGALLVGISPEQIETALATFQNAEHRLQPVGEIDGVRFINDSKATNVEAVWYALDGIKEPIVWVVGGKDKGNDYSTLLPLVQDKVKAIVCLGLDNSKILASFSEMSPKTVETQDVKEAVKLAFDFAEKGDVVLLSPACASFDLFNNYEHRGRAFAEAVAALKNTRV, encoded by the coding sequence ATGAACAAACAAATAGCCATACTAGGAGCGGGGGAAAGCGGCGTTGGCGCGGCCTTGCTGGCGCAGGCCAAAGGTTATGATGTGTTCGTGTCTGACCGAGGCGAAATTTCTGAGAAATACAAAATCCAGTTGCAGCAAGCCAAGATTCCTTTTGAGGAAGGAACGCACACGCTGGAACAAATCTACGCAGTTGCGGAAATTATCAAGAGCCCGGGCATTCCAGATTCTGTGGCTGTGATTCAAGGGGCGTTGGAAAAAGGAATTCCGGTGATTTCTGAGATTGAGTTCGCGGGGCGGTATGCTGGAGGAAAGTTCATCTGCATCACGGGTACCAATGGCAAAACCACCACCACGCTGCTTACCTACCACCTGCTGAAAAGCGCGGGTTTGAAAGTGGCTCTGGCCGGTAATGTGGGCGAAAGTCTGGCCGGCAAAGTATTGGAAGGCGGTTACGACTACTACGTGGTGGAACTAAGCAGTTTTCAGCTGGACAACATGTATGCGTTCAAGGCGCACATAAGCATTTTGCTCAACATCACGCCAGACCATCTGGACCGCTACAACTACCAAATGGAAAGCTATGCTGCGGCCAAGTTTAGAATCACGCAGAACATGACTTCCGAAGATTTCTTCCTCTTCAACCTGGATGACGCGGAGATTCAAAAATATCTGGCAACCCACCAGGTGCCGGGCAAACCGGTTCCTTTCGGCCTGAAAGAGTCAGAAACATTAGCCATCAATTTTGAAGAGAAGTCGATTTTGGCCTCTGTTTGTGAAATGAAGACAAAACTGGACACAACGGGTTCTAATTTGATTGGCCAGCACAACCAATACAATACCATGGCTGCCGTGGGCGGCGCCTTGCTGGTCGGTATTTCACCAGAGCAAATAGAAACCGCACTTGCCACTTTCCAGAACGCGGAGCATAGATTACAGCCGGTAGGCGAGATTGACGGCGTGCGCTTTATCAATGATTCCAAAGCCACCAATGTGGAAGCCGTTTGGTACGCGCTGGACGGCATCAAAGAACCTATTGTGTGGGTAGTGGGCGGCAAAGACAAAGGCAATGATTATTCCACGCTGCTGCCTTTGGTGCAGGACAAAGTGAAAGCCATTGTCTGCCTGGGCCTAGATAACAGCAAGATTTTGGCTTCATTTTCAGAAATGAGCCCGAAAACGGTAGAAACGCAGGATGTGAAGGAGGCAGTAAAGCTAGCTTTTGATTTCGCTGAGAAAGGCGATGTGGTGTTGCTCTCGCCGGCTTGCGCAAGTTTTGATTTATTCAACAATTATGAACACCGGGGCCGCGCGTTTGCAGAAGCAGTGGCCGCGCTAAAAAACACTCGGGTATGA
- the mraY gene encoding phospho-N-acetylmuramoyl-pentapeptide-transferase produces MLYYLFRYLDQEFDVLGAGVFQYISFRAGLAALLSLLIAMIFGGRLIRMLHRKQVGESIRDLGLEGQMEKKGTPTMGGLIILLAIVLPTLLLARLSNIYIILMLVSTLWLGAIGFLDDYIKVFKKNKEGLAGKFKIIGQVGLGLIVGVVLFFNEDVVVRQYLTEKGISAIDVGGSFEDVRKMITTVPFTKNNELDYHHFFSFASPVLGSYARFLYIPLVIIIITAVSNGANITDGIDGLAAGTSAIIGTTLAVFAWVSGNAIFADYFDIMYIPNTGELVIFCTAFVGACVGFLWYNSYPAQVFMGDTGSLSIGGIIAVLALILRKELLIPILCGIFLVENLSVMIQVSYFKYTKRKYGEGRRIFKMSPLHHHYQKLGYHESKIVTRFWTVGIMLAILTLVTLKLR; encoded by the coding sequence ATGCTGTATTACCTTTTTAGATACTTAGACCAAGAATTTGACGTGCTGGGCGCGGGTGTATTCCAATACATTTCGTTCAGGGCTGGCTTGGCGGCGCTGCTATCTCTCTTGATTGCCATGATTTTCGGCGGACGCTTGATAAGAATGCTGCATCGCAAACAAGTAGGCGAATCCATCAGAGACTTGGGTCTGGAAGGCCAGATGGAGAAGAAAGGCACGCCAACCATGGGCGGTCTAATCATTCTGTTGGCCATTGTGCTGCCTACGCTTCTGCTGGCACGACTGAGCAATATCTATATTATTTTAATGCTGGTGTCTACGCTGTGGCTGGGCGCCATCGGGTTTCTGGATGATTATATTAAAGTCTTCAAGAAGAACAAAGAAGGTCTGGCCGGCAAGTTCAAAATCATTGGGCAGGTGGGTTTGGGGTTGATTGTAGGCGTGGTGTTGTTTTTCAACGAAGACGTGGTGGTACGCCAATACCTCACAGAAAAAGGTATCTCGGCCATTGACGTGGGTGGTTCCTTTGAAGACGTTCGCAAGATGATTACCACCGTGCCGTTCACCAAAAACAACGAACTGGATTACCACCATTTCTTCAGCTTTGCGAGTCCCGTTTTGGGCTCTTACGCCCGCTTCCTGTACATCCCGTTGGTGATTATCATCATCACGGCCGTATCAAACGGCGCCAACATCACCGACGGCATTGACGGCCTAGCCGCTGGGACTTCAGCTATTATTGGTACTACCTTGGCGGTGTTTGCCTGGGTGTCTGGTAACGCCATCTTCGCCGATTACTTTGACATCATGTACATTCCCAACACCGGCGAGTTGGTGATTTTCTGTACCGCCTTTGTGGGCGCCTGCGTGGGTTTTTTGTGGTACAACTCGTACCCGGCGCAAGTGTTCATGGGTGACACCGGTTCCCTTTCCATTGGCGGCATCATTGCCGTTTTGGCGCTCATTTTGAGAAAAGAGCTCCTAATCCCAATTCTCTGCGGCATCTTTTTAGTGGAAAACCTATCGGTTATGATTCAGGTGAGCTACTTCAAATACACCAAACGCAAATACGGCGAAGGCCGACGAATTTTCAAGATGTCACCGCTGCACCATCACTACCAGAAACTAGGTTACCATGAATCTAAGATTGTCACCCGCTTCTGGACCGTGGGCATCATGCTGGCCATTTTGACTTTGGTGACTTTGAAATTGAGGTAG
- a CDS encoding UDP-N-acetylmuramoyl-L-alanyl-D-glutamate--2,6-diaminopimelate ligase, with translation MAQLQNLLQALQPTQLLGPSNPELSALTMDSRQAGPGVAFFAIKGTLRDGHDFIEAAMAQGVSAVICETEPKNAPAGVTVVVVPDAAAAMGHMAAAFYDYPSRKLKLVGVTGTNGKTTCVTLLHKLYRELGYNAGLLSTVQNQINETVIPATHTTPDAITLQGLLAQMVKAGCTHAFMEVSSHALVQHRVTGVEFTGAVFTNISHDHLDYHGTFDEYIKAKKLFFDFLSRKAFALVNSDDKRAMVMLQNTKASKYTYALRKEADFKAKLIDNSIQGLQLELEGQEVWFRLIGTFNAYNLMAVYGAAILLGEDSPEVLASLSDLSSAAGRFDYVVSPEDQITAIVDYAHTPDALENVLQTIQQIRKPEQKVITVVGCGGNRDAAKRPVMADIAARLSDRVILTSDNPRDEDPQEILNQMQVGVKQVDLKKALSVIDRREAIKTAVMLAEPDDIILVAGKGHETYQEVKGERSPFDDKLILQEAFALLQK, from the coding sequence ATGGCACAACTACAAAACCTGCTGCAGGCCCTCCAGCCAACGCAATTGCTCGGGCCTTCTAACCCCGAGCTTTCTGCGTTAACCATGGATTCTCGCCAGGCGGGGCCGGGCGTGGCGTTTTTCGCCATCAAAGGCACGCTCCGCGATGGGCATGATTTCATAGAAGCCGCCATGGCGCAGGGCGTTTCGGCGGTCATTTGCGAAACAGAGCCCAAAAACGCCCCAGCCGGAGTAACGGTGGTGGTGGTGCCAGACGCCGCCGCGGCCATGGGCCACATGGCCGCGGCGTTTTATGACTATCCGTCTAGAAAACTTAAGCTGGTGGGCGTCACCGGCACCAACGGCAAAACCACCTGCGTGACCTTGCTGCACAAACTGTACCGCGAGCTGGGCTACAATGCCGGTTTGCTCTCCACGGTACAAAACCAAATCAATGAAACCGTTATTCCGGCCACGCACACCACGCCCGACGCCATCACGTTGCAGGGCTTGCTGGCCCAAATGGTGAAAGCTGGTTGTACGCACGCCTTCATGGAAGTGAGTTCGCACGCCCTGGTGCAGCACCGCGTGACCGGGGTGGAATTTACTGGGGCGGTTTTTACCAATATTTCGCATGACCACCTGGATTACCACGGCACCTTTGACGAGTACATTAAGGCCAAGAAACTATTCTTCGATTTCCTTTCTAGAAAAGCGTTTGCGTTGGTAAACTCCGATGACAAGCGCGCCATGGTTATGTTGCAGAACACCAAAGCCAGCAAATACACCTACGCGCTGCGCAAGGAAGCCGATTTCAAAGCCAAGCTGATAGACAATTCCATTCAGGGTTTGCAGCTGGAGCTGGAAGGGCAGGAGGTCTGGTTCAGGTTAATCGGGACGTTCAATGCTTATAATTTAATGGCGGTGTATGGCGCGGCCATTTTGCTGGGAGAAGATTCTCCCGAAGTTTTGGCCAGCTTATCAGATTTATCATCGGCAGCCGGACGGTTTGACTATGTGGTGTCGCCCGAGGACCAGATTACGGCCATTGTAGATTACGCCCACACGCCAGACGCGCTGGAGAACGTGCTGCAAACCATTCAGCAAATCAGGAAACCAGAACAGAAGGTGATTACCGTGGTAGGCTGCGGCGGCAACCGTGATGCGGCCAAGCGCCCGGTCATGGCCGACATCGCGGCTCGTTTAAGCGACCGCGTGATTCTGACCTCAGACAACCCTAGGGATGAAGACCCGCAGGAGATTTTGAACCAGATGCAGGTAGGCGTGAAACAAGTGGATTTGAAAAAAGCGCTTTCGGTGATTGACCGCCGCGAAGCCATTAAAACCGCCGTCATGCTGGCCGAACCTGATGATATTATTCTGGTGGCGGGCAAGGGACATGAAACCTACCAGGAAGTGAAAGGCGAGCGGTCGCCGTTTGACGATAAATTGATTCTACAGGAAGCCTTCGCGCTCCTCCAGAAATAA